The following proteins come from a genomic window of Larimichthys crocea isolate SSNF chromosome XV, L_crocea_2.0, whole genome shotgun sequence:
- the pkp1a gene encoding plakophilin-1, translated as MMAPEPLRSAMTSLGSDDTSLAVPSDNKLRSGQQRVLDQVHTIKRSKSKHGVKNGTLSPSPTSMSPTASYEFGMFKFSPSKANGTLGRISTTLTGYSKGLNTQKSRTLSTKSMGGRNFSTSGAWEQQVNTATWPKGPNGLKPSRSDPVLAPPLVPAPTSGTIMKSKGMTIQNQKTFQSRVNKQSSYSMTNTSQMTNTSQMTNSQTRIIRPPSSQSQVDGKTGTSKGSKIEQKSGVNSGVSISDLTVREAVEYLSHPEENFQQCGATFIQHITFKEERTKEEVYQLGGIPTLVALLESSNPGVSQGAAGALRNLVFKHHDNKMEVQHCSGISKALRLLKETDSTETQKQITGLLWNLSSADVLKEELIATALPALTENVVVPFNCWSDSSANNNIHPDVFYNATGCLRNMSCGKKKERQQMRECRGLIDSLMSYVQSSVAEENPDDKSVENCTCILHNLTYELENECPECFSKFQPMTSGTPKSPVIGCFSPRSHKAQNEFSYDVDQCQVPDESTPTGVKWLCHPKAMQTYLSLLGSSQKDATLEASCGALQNLTAGKGLGSHAMSQILTQKLGALVHISPLLKSPNQNLQKTAMSLLDNMSRASSLHSTMAKEMLPELAGLLSAGPREMGNSDETIAAACNIMRTLMLSNSETSKKVLNNEIVSSLADLSENASFPKGSKAASLLLYSLWNDNNLQSAAKKLGMSKSLFVNANTTAVHRLAQVIE; from the exons ATGATGGCTCCGGAACCGCTGCGATCCGCGATGACGAGCCTGGGATCGGACGACACGTCGCTCGCTGTCCCCTCCGACAACAAGCTGCGCTCGGGACAGCAACGCGTGCTGGATCAGGTGCACACCATCAAGAGAAGCAAGTCCAAACACGGGGTGAAAAACGGCACGCTGTCTCCTTCACCAACAA GCATGTCTCCCACGGCATCATATGAGTTTGGAATGTTCAAGTTTTCTCCGTCCAAGGCAAACGGCACGTTGGGCCGCATCAGCACCACTTTAACAGGCTACAGCAAAGGG cTGAATACTCAGAAGAGTCGCACTCTATCCACTAAATCCATGGGAGGACGAAATTTCAGCACCTCAGGCGCATGGGAACAGCAAGTCAACACTGCCACCTGGCCAAAGGGTCCCAATGGGCTGAAACCCAGTCGCAGTGACCCTGTATTGGCTCCTCCGCTTGTTCCTGCTCCTACAAGTGGAACTATTATG AAAAGCAAAGGCATGACTATCCAAAACCAGAAGACCTTCCAGAGTCGAGTAAATAAACAAAGCTCCTATTCCATGACCAACACCTCTCAGATGACCAACACCTCTCAGATGACCAACAGCCAGACACGCATCATCCGGCCGCCCTCTTCCCAGTCTCAGGTTGACGGCAAGACGGGTACCTCCAAAGGATCCAAAATAGAGCAGAAATCAGG GGTGAACAGTGGGGTGTCCATCTCAGACCTGACCGTAAGGGAGGCTGTAGAGTATCTGTCTCACCCTGAGGAGAATTTCCAGCAGTGTGGAGCCACATTCATCCAACACATCACTTTCAAAGAGGAGCGCACCAAAGAGGAG gtttACCAACTAGGTGGTATCCCCACTCTGGTGGCCCTGCTGGAGAGCTCCAACCCTGGGGTGAGCCAGGGTGCTGCTGGGGCTCTGAGGAACCTGGTGTTCAAGCACCATGACAACAAGATGGAGGTTCAGCACTGTAGTGGTATATCTAAGGCCCTGAGGCTACTAAAGGAGACAGATTCTACTGAGACCCAGAAGCAAATCACTG GCCTGCTATGGAACCTGTCCTCTGCTGATGTGCTGAAGGAAGAGCTTATAGCTACAGCACTGCCAGCCCTGACTGAGAATGTGGTGGTGCCATTCAACTGCTGGTCCGACAGCAGtgccaacaacaacatacacCCTGATGTCTTCTACAATGCCACAGGGTGCCTGCG GAACATGAGCTGCGGCAAAAAGAAGGAGAGGCAGCAAATGAGAGAGTGTCGCGGCCTGATCGACTCCCTCATGAGTTACGTTCAGTCCAGCGTGGCAGAGGAAAACCCCGATGACAAG TCTGTGGAGAACTGCACATGCATCCTCCATAACTTGACCTACGAACTGGAGAATGAGTGTCCTGAGTGCTTCAGCAAGTTTCAGCCCATGACCTCAGGGACCCCAAAAAGCCCTGTGATTGGATGCTTCAGCCCCAGGAGCCACAAGGCTCAAAATGAG TTTTCATATGATGTGGATCAGTGCCAAGTGCCAGATGAGAGTACCCCAACAGGTGTGAAGTGGTTGTGCCACCCCAAAGCTATGCAGACCTACCTGTCTCTGCTGGGCTCATCTCAGAAAGATGCCACCCTGGAAGCCTCCTGTGGTGCCCTGCAGAACCTCACTGCCGGCAAGGGACTG GGGTCCCATGCCATGAGCCAGATTCTGACTCAAAAGCTAGGGGCTCTGGTGCACATTTCCCCTCTTTTAAAGTCTCCgaaccagaacctgcagaaGACTGCCATGTCCCTGCTGGATAACATGTCTCGGGCCAGCAGTTTGCACTCCACCATGG CAAAAGAGATGCTGCCTGAGCTTGCTGGCCTCCTCAGCGCTGGCCCCCGGGAGATGGGAAACTCTGACGAGACGATAGCAGCGGCTTGCAACATAATGCGGACTCTGATGCTGTCGAACTCTGAGACCAGCAAGAAGGTCCTCAACAATGAAATAGTGTCATCACTGGCCGACCTCAGCGAGAATGC GTCTTTCCCCAAAGGCAGCAAAGCAGCTTCCCTGCTGCTGTACAGCTTATGGAATGATAACAATCTGCAAAGTGCTGCGAAAAAG CTGGGGATGAGCAAATCACTTTTTGTCAATGCCAACACCACTGCAGTGCACAGGCTGGCGCAAGTTATCGAGTGA